One region of Limnospira fusiformis SAG 85.79 genomic DNA includes:
- a CDS encoding gamma carbonic anhydrase family protein codes for MNLPDQAPICPAVGHFPPPDLSKAAFVAPGAVVVGDVQVGSGASIWYAAVVRGDVERIIIGDRTNIQDGAILHGDPGYITHLEHDVTVGHRAVIHAAHIEPGSLIGIGAIILDGVRVGFGSIIGAGSVVTKDVQPRSLMVGVPAKRIREISEAEVTELIDHAQRYEKLARFHAGGSTETGFELK; via the coding sequence ATGAACCTACCTGATCAAGCTCCCATTTGTCCAGCAGTCGGTCATTTTCCGCCACCGGATTTGTCTAAGGCTGCATTTGTCGCCCCAGGTGCGGTGGTGGTTGGTGATGTACAAGTGGGTTCAGGGGCGAGTATTTGGTATGCTGCGGTAGTGCGGGGGGATGTTGAACGGATTATTATAGGCGATCGCACTAATATTCAAGATGGTGCTATTCTCCACGGCGACCCCGGATATATTACCCATTTAGAACATGATGTTACCGTAGGTCATCGAGCGGTGATCCATGCCGCCCATATTGAACCGGGAAGTTTAATCGGCATTGGGGCAATTATACTAGATGGGGTGCGAGTCGGTTTCGGTAGTATTATCGGTGCGGGTTCTGTAGTGACCAAAGACGTACAACCGCGATCGCTAATGGTGGGAGTTCCGGCTAAACGTATCCGGGAAATTTCCGAAGCCGAAGTCACAGAACTTATTGACCACGCCCAACGATACGAGAAACTGGCACGATTTCACGCTGGAGGTAGCACGGAGACCGGATTTGAACTAAAATAG
- the sipA gene encoding regulatory protein SipA, with product MEKDKEFAVHQQVRVIALPPYIKTAEPMPILRPPNVIKLGEVGVVLDRRPGGYWGVRFTKGSFLIESQYIEAVENPEPESRVSD from the coding sequence ATGGAAAAAGATAAAGAATTTGCCGTTCATCAACAAGTTAGAGTGATTGCTCTACCGCCATATATCAAAACAGCGGAACCCATGCCGATTCTACGGCCTCCGAACGTGATCAAGTTAGGTGAAGTGGGGGTAGTTCTCGATCGCCGTCCTGGTGGTTACTGGGGCGTTAGATTCACCAAAGGTTCATTTTTAATAGAGAGCCAATATATTGAGGCAGTGGAAAACCCAGAGCCAGAAAGCAGGGTGTCTGACTGA
- a CDS encoding alpha/beta hydrolase, which yields MKLPSVKNLRPGWFFGAIAGVIFAQTGAIAAERVILTYGPFQAPINISDLEAFTRDGVTTKTIRQIVGASGIQADTLRGLMGLEIGFDLVPFSCMIYTPTGQELTDEIGATVRTHRRVANGKAIRAGLINALSNDGKISFLEFLKYYPVPGMYVDVANIPATVAKMQSVSTELGSLFRQGSQFGTQFSDGTRIVGGCSAQRVDLPGAGAGVVQPRPAPTPAPRPAPAPVPRPVPAPAPAPAPAPGPIRGLW from the coding sequence ATGAAACTACCAAGTGTGAAGAATTTGCGTCCGGGATGGTTTTTCGGAGCGATCGCTGGTGTAATTTTTGCTCAAACTGGTGCGATCGCCGCCGAGCGAGTGATTCTCACCTATGGACCTTTCCAAGCTCCCATCAACATCAGTGATTTAGAGGCATTTACCAGAGATGGAGTGACCACTAAAACTATTCGCCAGATTGTCGGTGCTTCCGGGATTCAGGCAGACACCCTGCGGGGATTGATGGGCTTAGAAATTGGCTTTGACCTAGTACCATTTTCCTGTATGATTTACACTCCCACAGGTCAAGAACTAACTGATGAAATTGGTGCAACTGTACGCACCCATCGGCGAGTTGCTAATGGCAAAGCTATTCGCGCTGGACTGATTAACGCCCTCAGCAACGATGGCAAAATCTCTTTCTTGGAGTTTCTGAAATACTATCCTGTGCCGGGAATGTATGTCGATGTCGCCAATATTCCGGCAACAGTCGCTAAAATGCAGAGCGTAAGTACCGAATTGGGATCTCTGTTTAGACAGGGTTCACAGTTTGGGACTCAGTTCTCCGATGGTACAAGAATTGTCGGTGGCTGTTCTGCTCAACGAGTTGATTTACCAGGTGCTGGTGCTGGTGTTGTACAACCACGGCCCGCACCAACACCCGCGCCACGGCCTGCACCTGCACCAGTGCCACGGCCTGTACCCGCACCAGCGCCGGCACCAGCGCCGGCTCCTGGTCCAATTAGAGGCCTGTGGTAA
- a CDS encoding type II secretion system F family protein, translated as MAEINGSVPNSLHPCPMTPQEKAQLYTKLAVLLESGLTVYQSLIVIAKKSNPRLGRYLGKVIKSLGRGEDLSVAFRRAPRIFDWWTASLLDIAATSGALPEMLLQLAEIEKQQTHRQNFYRSVTIAAATTAFSLLLLLATILYTHEANLNDWLLWMFIAGVVGFMVYKLIPRLPFIRRIQTARSMLYLAELELPIRCGLPILMAIELVRDRIPCPQMRGTLTVALGQIPAGKTLSQCLRERLPAIAINLIRTGEETGHLDGALYNVQQYYEQELMRSLRLLQRILIPMTLLSAGGVVAILSLEAMKSLFILLPS; from the coding sequence ATGGCCGAAATTAATGGCTCAGTTCCTAATTCCTTGCACCCATGCCCTATGACCCCCCAGGAAAAAGCCCAACTATATACTAAACTGGCAGTGCTGTTGGAATCTGGTTTAACAGTCTATCAAAGTTTGATAGTAATCGCCAAAAAAAGCAATCCTCGGCTTGGTCGTTACCTGGGGAAAGTGATTAAATCTCTCGGTCGTGGGGAAGATTTATCTGTCGCTTTCAGACGAGCCCCTCGGATATTTGACTGGTGGACTGCTAGTTTGCTGGATATAGCAGCCACCAGCGGCGCACTACCCGAAATGTTGTTACAACTGGCTGAAATTGAAAAACAGCAGACCCACCGACAAAATTTTTATCGTTCTGTGACCATAGCTGCTGCGACTACTGCTTTCAGTCTTCTGTTGCTACTGGCGACTATCTTATACACCCATGAGGCTAACCTAAATGATTGGCTGTTGTGGATGTTTATAGCCGGCGTTGTCGGGTTTATGGTCTACAAACTTATCCCCAGACTACCTTTTATCCGTCGTATTCAAACCGCCCGTTCCATGCTATATCTGGCTGAGTTGGAATTGCCTATTAGATGTGGCTTACCAATTCTCATGGCGATCGAATTGGTGCGCGATCGCATTCCATGTCCGCAGATGAGGGGAACTTTAACCGTAGCCTTGGGACAAATTCCTGCCGGAAAAACTCTCAGCCAATGTCTCCGGGAACGACTCCCAGCGATCGCTATCAATTTGATTCGCACTGGCGAAGAAACCGGACATCTGGATGGTGCCCTGTATAATGTTCAACAATACTATGAACAGGAACTAATGCGATCGCTGCGTCTACTACAGAGGATTCTGATTCCCATGACTCTCCTATCAGCGGGAGGAGTAGTAGCCATTCTCAGCCTAGAAGCCATGAAATCACTCTTCATTTTGCTACCTAGTTAA
- a CDS encoding tetratricopeptide repeat protein, with amino-acid sequence MLNTDEQLNQQPAPVTTPAETSQTSAGEGDSVGAEQDQAGNWGIFNIFKAFREYNQGNRLYKRERYDQALIHYQIAVKLKPDSWAAWLRLGNTLRKLKQYKQALGAYDRAIKLRPRNYWPWTFRGMTLSKLERYEEAIASFDKALTMEPNNFEAWYERGLALEASLQFEAAAASYKRAIEIKPNISALWYHQGNALMNDDRYSEAVASLDRAVKLEPANYEAWFHRGEMLMSQHRYVDAIASYDKALELQPASFKAIFNRGIALQKLHRYNDAIACYDQVIQLQPNDYEAWFYKGMALKSGWPKTALLSLDRALEINPESPAIWIGRGQTLLDLKEYKSAIASFDRATQLNSNFPEAWLGRAVALFQLRRYPEAIIACDNALQVQPNFLEAWNQRGLTLERLGRYEDALKAYDKVIQTTVLTLELADQVGLQRGMALELLKRDEEAVMAYRKLVRQKPDNFQAWVKLGQVLARLGQYVQAVDAFSEAIAIWPDNYQIWLEQGAILEKLDRYQDAIAAYDRLIKIKPDYWEAWVRRGQAFEQIALYQEAFNSYGIALELSEQPQPSPIIAHRERVRRKLVDM; translated from the coding sequence TTGCTGAACACAGATGAACAGTTAAACCAGCAGCCTGCGCCTGTAACTACCCCTGCTGAAACATCTCAGACATCCGCTGGTGAGGGTGATTCTGTTGGGGCGGAACAAGATCAAGCCGGGAACTGGGGGATATTCAATATATTTAAAGCATTTCGGGAGTATAACCAGGGGAATCGTTTATATAAACGGGAGCGATATGATCAGGCTCTGATACATTATCAGATCGCGGTTAAGTTAAAGCCTGATTCGTGGGCGGCTTGGTTGCGCTTGGGTAATACATTACGAAAGTTGAAACAGTATAAACAGGCACTGGGGGCCTATGATAGGGCTATTAAATTGCGTCCGAGAAATTATTGGCCGTGGACGTTTAGAGGCATGACTCTATCGAAGTTAGAACGCTATGAAGAAGCGATCGCCTCTTTTGACAAGGCTTTAACTATGGAACCCAATAACTTTGAAGCCTGGTATGAGAGGGGTTTGGCTTTGGAAGCATCCCTACAATTTGAGGCGGCGGCCGCTTCCTATAAACGGGCGATCGAAATTAAACCAAATATTTCGGCTCTATGGTATCACCAGGGTAATGCTTTGATGAATGACGATCGCTATAGTGAAGCCGTGGCATCATTAGATCGGGCGGTCAAACTGGAACCGGCTAACTATGAAGCCTGGTTTCATCGTGGGGAAATGCTGATGAGTCAGCATCGTTATGTCGATGCGATCGCTTCCTACGATAAAGCCTTAGAACTGCAACCAGCGAGCTTCAAGGCTATTTTTAATCGGGGGATTGCCTTACAAAAATTACATCGCTACAATGATGCGATCGCCTGTTATGACCAAGTGATCCAACTGCAACCCAACGATTACGAAGCCTGGTTTTATAAAGGTATGGCTCTGAAATCGGGGTGGCCGAAAACTGCTTTACTTAGCCTAGATCGGGCTTTGGAAATTAACCCGGAGTCCCCAGCTATTTGGATAGGTCGGGGTCAAACTTTACTGGATTTAAAAGAATATAAATCCGCGATCGCTTCTTTTGACCGCGCTACTCAACTCAATTCTAACTTTCCCGAAGCCTGGTTAGGTCGCGCAGTCGCTTTATTTCAGTTGCGGCGTTACCCAGAAGCCATAATTGCCTGCGATAATGCCCTGCAAGTACAACCAAACTTCCTCGAGGCTTGGAACCAGCGGGGATTGACCTTAGAAAGATTAGGACGCTATGAGGATGCGCTGAAGGCTTACGATAAAGTAATTCAAACTACTGTTTTAACCCTCGAACTAGCAGACCAAGTGGGACTACAGCGGGGTATGGCATTGGAACTACTTAAACGAGATGAAGAAGCAGTCATGGCTTATCGGAAATTGGTTCGCCAAAAACCTGATAACTTTCAAGCCTGGGTGAAACTGGGACAGGTTTTAGCTCGTTTGGGACAATATGTGCAGGCGGTGGATGCTTTTTCTGAGGCGATCGCTATTTGGCCAGACAATTACCAAATTTGGTTAGAACAAGGGGCGATCTTGGAAAAACTCGATCGCTATCAAGATGCGATCGCTGCTTATGACCGACTGATCAAAATCAAACCCGACTACTGGGAAGCATGGGTCAGACGCGGCCAAGCCTTCGAGCAAATTGCCCTATATCAAGAGGCTTTTAATTCCTATGGGATCGCCCTAGAACTCAGCGAACAACCCCAACCATCACCAATTATCGCTCACCGAGAACGAGTCAGGCGCAAACTCGTAGATATGTAA
- a CDS encoding Mo-dependent nitrogenase C-terminal domain-containing protein, whose translation MNWANHTMPRLHLASWVKNHSHHHFHPSFSPLQPLRQWLNQIQVKNPKTARLLCSLIPTQCPFERDIKFGDRTIFHIPPLCKLNPVYEELVSLRFRALCYLADECGEDITAYLGG comes from the coding sequence ATGAATTGGGCAAACCATACTATGCCCCGTCTGCACCTTGCTAGTTGGGTTAAAAATCATTCACACCACCATTTTCACCCATCATTTTCGCCCCTTCAACCTCTGCGACAGTGGCTGAACCAGATACAAGTCAAAAATCCGAAAACCGCCCGATTGCTATGTAGTTTAATTCCGACTCAATGCCCCTTTGAGCGAGATATTAAATTTGGCGATCGCACTATTTTTCACATTCCGCCCTTATGCAAACTCAATCCGGTTTATGAAGAATTAGTCAGTTTACGTTTTCGCGCTTTATGCTATCTGGCTGATGAATGTGGCGAGGATATCACCGCTTATCTGGGAGGCTAA
- the psaM gene encoding photosystem I reaction center subunit XII encodes MSLTDTQVFVALVIALIPGILAFRLSTELYK; translated from the coding sequence ATGTCTCTAACCGATACCCAAGTTTTTGTCGCTTTGGTAATTGCATTGATCCCCGGTATTTTGGCATTCCGTCTTTCCACCGAACTTTATAAATAG
- the ndk gene encoding nucleoside-diphosphate kinase, with protein sequence MERTFLAIKPDGVQRGLIGEIIKRFEAKGFTLVGLKIMKASRQLAEQHYDVHKERPFFNDLVSFIISGPLVAMVWEGEGVIASARKIIGATNPLNAEPGTLRGDFGISVGRNLIHGSDAPETAQKEIALWFKDEELVSWEPSLKSWLVE encoded by the coding sequence TTGGAACGCACATTTCTAGCTATTAAGCCTGATGGTGTTCAACGGGGACTCATCGGCGAGATTATCAAACGCTTTGAAGCCAAAGGCTTTACCCTCGTGGGTTTAAAAATTATGAAAGCCAGCCGCCAACTGGCTGAACAACATTATGATGTCCACAAAGAAAGACCATTTTTCAATGATCTGGTTTCTTTCATCATTTCCGGTCCTTTAGTAGCAATGGTCTGGGAAGGGGAAGGTGTCATCGCCTCTGCTAGGAAGATTATCGGCGCTACTAACCCCCTGAATGCTGAACCGGGAACCCTGCGGGGAGATTTTGGGATTAGTGTTGGTCGCAACTTAATTCATGGGTCAGACGCACCAGAAACCGCGCAAAAAGAAATCGCTCTCTGGTTTAAGGACGAGGAATTGGTAAGTTGGGAACCTAGCCTCAAGTCCTGGCTGGTAGAATAG
- the modB gene encoding molybdate ABC transporter permease subunit: MVYSAIVPESITPQMRSDLSPIWISLKISILATAITLIGGVWAAYKLHSYQGKGKSLIESILISPLILPPTVVGFILLRIFGDRGLLSGLLAILNINIVFTWYAGIIAATVVTFPLIYKTSCGAFEQIDSNLLVSARILGASELKVFVRVAFPLAFPGIISGATLAFARGLGEFGATMMLAGNIPGVTQTIPLAIYSAVQAGEIQEAWMWSGVILSISLSAITLANLGIKWQRSPQKSPGVNPPHLQIKRATNFSIYPAEGTGLQVNIYQQLPDFGLQVKFSGYREEPLGILGASGTGKSMILRCIVGVETPRSGTIVLNGKVLFDSTQQINIPSSDRRVGFLAQNYALFPHLTVAENIAFGLSDQLSQTQIKMKVEEQLIRVKLPGIGNRYPHQLSGGQQQRVALARALVVEPEILLLDEPFSALDSHIRYQMEQELIQILETYAGVTLFVTHNRSEAYRICPRLLVINQGRVEAFGSTQDIFDHPPTLSSAQLTGCKNFSRVVRISERVIKSLDWGCNLELSKPLPQGLTHVGIRAYQVGENLSLWSETDPPGEKNIFPCWVVFTIKSPKQISLYIKLNSPPNHAQDYHLQADISKAKWQKLNNHEFPGQITLAADQLLPLVTPDDYDVMLSGDMLNNRGLS; this comes from the coding sequence ATGGTGTATAGTGCCATTGTCCCTGAATCTATAACTCCCCAAATGCGATCGGACTTATCTCCTATTTGGATTTCCTTAAAAATCTCGATACTGGCTACAGCTATAACTTTGATCGGGGGAGTTTGGGCGGCTTATAAATTGCATAGTTATCAAGGTAAAGGGAAATCCTTAATTGAAAGTATTTTAATTTCTCCGCTGATTTTGCCTCCGACAGTGGTGGGATTTATTTTGCTGCGAATTTTCGGGGATAGAGGCTTATTAAGCGGGTTGTTAGCTATCCTCAATATCAATATTGTATTTACTTGGTATGCGGGCATTATTGCGGCTACTGTTGTGACTTTTCCCCTCATTTATAAAACTTCCTGTGGGGCTTTTGAGCAAATAGATAGCAATTTGTTAGTTTCCGCCCGCATTTTAGGGGCTTCGGAACTCAAGGTTTTTGTACGAGTAGCGTTTCCTCTGGCTTTTCCTGGTATTATTTCTGGGGCGACTTTAGCTTTTGCTAGGGGACTGGGAGAGTTTGGGGCAACTATGATGTTGGCTGGCAATATTCCGGGAGTTACTCAAACTATTCCTTTGGCGATTTATTCAGCGGTACAAGCTGGGGAAATTCAGGAAGCCTGGATGTGGTCAGGGGTGATTTTATCAATTTCTTTGTCAGCAATTACTTTGGCTAATTTAGGGATTAAATGGCAGCGATCGCCTCAAAAATCTCCGGGGGTTAATCCTCCTCATCTCCAGATTAAACGAGCCACTAATTTTAGCATATATCCGGCAGAAGGCACGGGTTTACAAGTCAATATTTATCAACAACTTCCGGATTTTGGATTACAGGTAAAATTTTCTGGCTATCGCGAAGAACCCCTAGGGATTTTGGGTGCATCTGGTACGGGCAAAAGTATGATTTTAAGATGTATTGTCGGGGTGGAAACTCCCAGGAGTGGCACGATAGTTTTAAACGGGAAAGTGCTATTTGATTCTACCCAGCAAATCAATATTCCGAGTAGCGATCGCCGGGTGGGTTTTTTGGCTCAAAATTACGCCCTATTTCCCCATTTAACTGTAGCGGAAAATATCGCCTTTGGTTTATCAGACCAACTCTCCCAGACTCAAATAAAGATGAAGGTTGAGGAACAATTAATCAGGGTGAAACTTCCTGGTATAGGGAACCGTTATCCTCATCAACTCTCAGGGGGACAACAACAGCGAGTCGCCTTAGCAAGGGCTTTAGTAGTGGAACCAGAAATTTTACTGTTAGATGAACCATTTTCTGCCCTAGATAGCCACATTCGATATCAAATGGAACAGGAACTTATCCAAATACTAGAAACCTATGCGGGGGTGACATTATTTGTGACCCATAACCGTTCAGAAGCCTATCGTATTTGTCCTCGGTTATTAGTCATTAATCAGGGACGGGTGGAAGCATTTGGTTCCACCCAAGATATTTTTGATCACCCCCCTACTTTATCAAGCGCGCAACTGACAGGATGCAAAAATTTTTCACGGGTGGTGAGAATTTCTGAACGGGTGATAAAAAGCCTTGACTGGGGGTGTAACTTAGAATTATCAAAGCCGCTTCCCCAGGGATTAACTCATGTGGGAATTAGGGCTTATCAGGTTGGGGAAAACCTAAGTTTATGGTCAGAAACCGACCCACCAGGAGAAAAAAATATCTTTCCTTGCTGGGTAGTTTTTACGATAAAATCCCCGAAACAAATTAGCCTTTATATTAAGTTAAATAGTCCCCCAAATCACGCCCAAGATTATCACCTGCAAGCTGATATTTCTAAGGCTAAATGGCAGAAACTTAATAACCATGAATTTCCTGGGCAAATTACCCTGGCGGCTGACCAACTTTTGCCACTGGTAACCCCTGATGATTATGATGTCATGTTATCAGGGGATATGCTGAATAACAGAGGATTAAGCTGA
- a CDS encoding DUF1800 domain-containing protein → MGDRQIIHLVNRQSLGLINGQINQINKTGMAGYINSQLNPNSLAIPATLTQELQPLDTLPWRPGRLVREQNREVNEAQKLGLAQPQLAQVRRQFQQRVINQIRRARMIRALHSPRQLEEVMVDFWFNHFNVFGLQGLSRIWIGSYEEHAIRPHVWGKFRTLLGATARHPAMLFYLDNWQNTAPNSPGATGRFKGLNENYARELLELHTLGVEGGYTQNDVMELARILTGWGLPKPSDRPRNQEGFYFDETRHDFNDKILFGRTIKGRGIEEVEEALDILASHPATAKHIGYKLAQAFVADEPPSSLVKALGDRFMETQGDITEVLKTLFNSTEFWDENHYNSKFKNPYRYITSVMRAVGEVTNYDPINGILNQLGMPLYGCPSPDGYKNTQQAWLNPDTMVRRSSLAVPLAGGLLHKGNPVDVKQLEETLGVLLSPQTRQILAESPPNLQGAIFLGSPEFMRY, encoded by the coding sequence ATGGGCGATCGCCAAATTATTCATCTGGTTAACCGACAGAGTTTAGGGTTAATTAACGGTCAGATTAATCAAATTAACAAGACCGGGATGGCTGGATATATTAACTCGCAACTTAACCCCAATTCTTTAGCTATTCCCGCAACTCTCACCCAGGAACTTCAGCCCTTAGATACCCTCCCCTGGCGACCAGGAAGGCTAGTTAGAGAACAAAATCGAGAGGTTAATGAAGCCCAAAAACTGGGGTTAGCACAGCCTCAACTCGCACAAGTTAGGCGGCAATTTCAACAGAGAGTAATTAACCAAATTCGTCGCGCCAGAATGATTCGGGCTTTACATAGTCCCCGCCAATTAGAAGAAGTGATGGTGGATTTTTGGTTTAACCATTTTAACGTATTTGGATTGCAAGGACTGAGTAGAATTTGGATTGGGTCCTATGAGGAACACGCCATTAGACCTCATGTTTGGGGTAAATTCCGAACCCTACTAGGCGCAACCGCTAGGCATCCCGCCATGTTATTCTATTTGGATAATTGGCAAAATACCGCCCCAAATAGTCCCGGTGCGACCGGAAGATTTAAGGGGTTGAATGAGAATTATGCGCGGGAATTATTGGAGTTACATACCTTGGGAGTTGAGGGGGGATATACACAAAATGACGTGATGGAATTAGCCCGAATTTTGACAGGTTGGGGACTACCAAAACCAAGCGATCGCCCCCGAAATCAGGAAGGATTTTATTTTGATGAAACTCGACATGATTTTAATGATAAAATCCTTTTTGGGAGAACTATTAAAGGCAGAGGTATCGAGGAGGTTGAGGAAGCATTAGATATCCTAGCTAGTCACCCCGCCACCGCCAAACATATTGGTTATAAATTAGCCCAAGCATTTGTCGCTGACGAACCCCCATCATCTTTAGTTAAGGCTTTAGGCGATCGCTTTATGGAAACCCAAGGCGATATCACCGAAGTTCTCAAAACCTTATTTAACAGCACCGAATTTTGGGACGAAAATCACTACAATAGTAAATTCAAAAACCCCTATCGTTATATAACATCAGTCATGCGCGCCGTCGGAGAAGTGACTAATTATGACCCCATTAACGGCATTTTAAACCAGTTGGGAATGCCTCTTTATGGCTGTCCTTCTCCTGATGGATATAAAAACACTCAACAGGCTTGGTTAAACCCAGATACCATGGTGCGTCGCAGTAGTTTAGCCGTCCCCTTGGCGGGGGGATTACTCCATAAAGGAAACCCAGTTGATGTCAAGCAGCTAGAAGAAACTTTAGGAGTTTTATTATCTCCCCAAACTCGCCAAATTTTAGCCGAAAGTCCCCCCAATTTACAGGGTGCAATTTTCTTGGGTAGTCCCGAATTTATGCGGTATTAA
- a CDS encoding pentapeptide repeat-containing protein codes for MTEPNLSAPQQPNQDIDSPNGKSPNTITLSPSVSENQVFSYSDHGEVYHLEESPTQKGKAEPENPRPSNFLASVLTLGAIAVMILGLAIDNVWVGYLSAVVAIAASLLIIWPSWGKIWTTLIPPIWRSLIVASFGILSAITGLLMLSGSNTDAARNIVINWDAIGALGELIGALGQIMIAILAVYVAWRQYVISRDLTIQQNRITQQQTIDAYFQGVSDLALGEQGLLEDWPQERVIAEGRTAAIIRSVDADGKAKILRFLSQARLITPLKRDRHLGRPILDGNGSYAEDRAEGIRVIDLGAMLAGTDLKNTDLRRTDLGEANLVRANLTNCDLVRANLSRAILYEANLTHSNLRSTKFFYGSVETASPRTRTLIPDYSTGANTGAVLENADFTAVLNLSEENRYYCCAWSGSKSRNTIPGGCDGIPNKLGR; via the coding sequence ATGACAGAACCCAATTTATCCGCACCGCAACAGCCTAACCAGGATATTGATAGCCCCAATGGAAAGAGTCCTAACACCATTACCCTGAGTCCCTCAGTGTCTGAGAATCAAGTTTTCTCCTATAGCGATCATGGGGAGGTGTATCACCTAGAAGAGTCCCCCACCCAAAAAGGGAAAGCCGAGCCGGAAAATCCTAGACCCAGTAACTTTTTGGCTTCTGTGTTGACCCTGGGGGCGATCGCCGTCATGATTTTAGGGTTAGCGATCGATAATGTCTGGGTCGGCTATCTCAGCGCGGTTGTGGCTATTGCCGCATCACTGTTAATTATTTGGCCGAGTTGGGGTAAAATTTGGACAACCCTGATTCCTCCTATCTGGCGTAGTTTAATCGTCGCTAGTTTCGGGATTTTATCGGCAATTACCGGGCTGTTGATGCTGAGTGGTTCCAACACAGACGCAGCCCGTAATATTGTCATCAACTGGGATGCGATCGGCGCACTGGGGGAATTGATCGGCGCTTTGGGTCAAATTATGATCGCCATTTTAGCCGTATATGTGGCTTGGCGACAATATGTAATCTCCCGGGATTTAACCATTCAGCAAAACCGCATTACCCAACAACAGACCATCGATGCTTATTTTCAGGGAGTCTCTGATTTAGCCTTAGGGGAACAGGGACTATTAGAAGATTGGCCCCAGGAAAGGGTAATCGCAGAAGGACGAACCGCGGCGATTATTCGTAGTGTAGACGCAGATGGAAAAGCGAAAATTCTCCGGTTTCTGTCCCAGGCGCGGTTAATTACTCCCCTTAAACGCGATCGCCATTTGGGTCGCCCTATATTAGATGGTAATGGTAGTTATGCGGAAGATAGGGCCGAAGGTATCCGAGTTATTGATTTAGGGGCCATGTTAGCCGGGACCGACTTAAAAAATACCGATCTGCGGCGCACAGACCTGGGAGAGGCGAACCTAGTCCGCGCTAATTTAACGAATTGTGACCTGGTGCGTGCTAATTTATCTCGCGCTATTCTCTATGAAGCCAACCTCACCCATAGTAATCTGCGATCGACTAAATTCTTTTATGGTTCAGTGGAAACCGCCAGCCCCCGGACTCGGACCTTAATTCCTGACTACTCTACTGGCGCTAATACTGGCGCTGTCCTAGAAAATGCTGATTTTACTGCGGTTTTGAACCTGTCCGAGGAGAATCGTTATTATTGCTGTGCTTGGTCGGGGTCAAAATCTCGAAATACTATCCCCGGCGGCTGTGACGGTATTCCTAATAAATTAGGGCGTTAA